One stretch of Mycolicibacterium fallax DNA includes these proteins:
- the rpmE gene encoding 50S ribosomal protein L31, with product MKSGIHPEYKETTVVCGCGNSFTTRSTKDSGHIVVEVCSQCHPFYTGKQKILDSGGRVARFEKRYGRRNVGKANAEADS from the coding sequence ATGAAAAGCGGTATTCACCCCGAGTACAAAGAGACCACCGTGGTCTGTGGTTGCGGGAACAGCTTCACCACCCGCAGCACCAAGGACAGCGGTCACATCGTGGTGGAGGTCTGCTCGCAGTGCCACCCGTTCTACACCGGCAAGCAGAAGATCCTGGACAGCGGCGGCCGCGTCGCCCGCTTCGAGAAGCGCTACGGAAGGCGCAACGTCGGCAAGGCGAACGCCGAAGCCGACAGCTAG